The genomic window CTCTTCGTAGTCCCTCGGCAGGCCGTCGAAGAAGGTCTTCATGATCCAGAGCGCCAGCGGCAACTGCATCGTCGCCAGCACCAGGATCAGGCCGAGATAGCCGTCGATGAAGCCGGTCCAGCGCATGATGTCGCGCGCATAGCTGCCGAAGATCGGCCGCAGCACTGCCGCTTCGGCATTGTTCAGCGTCAGCAGGAACTTGTAGAGCGGCACGACGAGGGCCGTCGGCGGCAGCACCCGGATGAGCAGGATCGCATAGAGGAAAGGCAGCTTCCACCAGGCCCTGGTGCGCGACAGCGCATAACCGCCGAGCCCGGCAAGTACCATGACCAGCAACGTGGCGCTGCCGACCACGAAGAGCGAGTTGAACAGCCACTTCGCTCCGTCCTCCTTGGTGAAGACCCTGACATAATTGGCGAAGGTCCACTGCTCCGGCCAATGGAGAAAAAGCTGCGAATTGCCGTCAAA from Rhizobium sp. Pop5 includes these protein-coding regions:
- a CDS encoding carbohydrate ABC transporter permease: MAVVSPSESANKGRSDLIAYATLSLISIFCAVPFFWVLLASFDGNSQLFLHWPEQWTFANYVRVFTKEDGAKWLFNSLFVVGSATLLVMVLAGLGGYALSRTRAWWKLPFLYAILLIRVLPPTALVVPLYKFLLTLNNAEAAVLRPIFGSYARDIMRWTGFIDGYLGLILVLATMQLPLALWIMKTFFDGLPRDYEEAALMDGATLIQRIRRVLIPLALPGLAAAGLFAFMSAWGDFLLPLIFLSSPELQTLPLGLFRAFLRINEIDYGLLTALAFIYLLPAVVAFGFARRFLVQTFSGGVKG